In Topomyia yanbarensis strain Yona2022 chromosome 2, ASM3024719v1, whole genome shotgun sequence, one DNA window encodes the following:
- the LOC131678411 gene encoding uncharacterized protein LOC131678411, with the protein MASLRELTKIERGLIDSLSNLESFVDKYNEARDKSKINSRLERLESVFSEYRINRAKMEVRQEQDLALTTDPSDAKEKQVKLDVEASNKKSRLDLENRYFDIKDFLVSRQSPPTAAASSSSTVPTPPGQSIASRIHLPVFKIPSFDGSVKDWLSFRDSFQSMIEKDASLTAIEKFHYLLTVLSKDARTLVESIEVTAANYEVAWTMLQERFENKKIIARTLMDGFLDAEPMRKESYDTLVTLIDSYERNLLQLKKLGLPTNGWSHLLAHLLYKRLDADTQRHWERCHKSRETPNYEELVKFLREHLATLQPLATIKHRAQDQRHDSLKLPTKQRIESTLTTITSSKRSCPLCQKPSHSPFKCESFNKMNPVQRLEAVKKAGLCLNCLSSSHLVRACPSSACRVCGQRHHTMLHLRSPNGASSQNQETIPSQHVSAVQIQSNPPAKIAEPPMQTCAASLQPPQTPTQPNASASRSPVALPASSSATSNVVFLSTAVVRIADLHGNTHLARALLDCCSERNLLSERLAQKLDLHRRDDPLSFQGVGPALANSKQSATARVFSRCTDYCIDLKFHILSELKPILPSNRAPVADWKIPTSVHLADPNFHEPNRIDAIIGAEVYYRLLSDGFVELGPNLPILKETVFGWIVSGKCDTSPSQPLATMLVCSNADLEMQMARFWDLESCRSDNTLSTEERQCESYFSETTYRDSNGRFVVSLPKRETLLTSLGESYATALRRYLSLERRLLIKPALLKAYTAFIHEYIALGHMVQIDPTTDSLPPGKKPYYMPHHCIERPDSVTTKLRVVFDASCASDTGLSLNDTLLVGPVVQDDLYSMLLRFRLQRFAIVADLEKMYRQVWIHPSDRHLQRILWRDSADETVRAFELLTVTYGTASAPFLATRCLQQLAEDGKSQYPKAAKVLVKDFYIDDLLCGVTTEEEGVDLCNELIGLLQSAGFKLHKWASNNPVILNNIPTELRDDRNVLELDSSSSSVKTLGLLWQPDEDVFRFQVPRWTMDSPITKRLVLSDAARLFDPLGLVGPTVLRSKLFMQELWLSKLSWDQPLTDTLQDTWKEFRDDLEVLRTFSIPRWAVSYADPATIELHGFCDASERAYGACLYVRTVTATGSTSVNLLTAKSKVAPANTGKGQQRISLPRLELSSALLLSHLYDKVKSSFPASTRAFFWTDSMIVVHWLAASPNRWKKFVANRVAEIQQTTTPGTWGHVAGIENPADAISRGMSAALLVDFDIWWQGPAWLNQPKRFWPNIVRTSDCIFDADQLEEKPATSLPIVHEALSIFKLKSSLTDLVRIVGYIRRFISNAREKDRRSRQNGLLTTVELEMALQNLVRVSQQESFPNDIGSIKSSGQVKPTSKLKSLSPILVNGILRARGRLNNAPIPYSQKQPMILDSKHPLTLLIVRHYHVKFLHAGPQLLMAAVRSKFWPTRLRNLARTVTHRCLNCFRCKPNLSEQIMADLPSVRVSPTFPFLNTGVDFCGPFHLRPLHRKAAPQKCFVAVFVCMSTKAVHLEVVGDLSTDSFIASLKRFAARRGVPQTIFSDNATNFIGARRTLNEFLQLFHTQQNRDQIVRLCSDEGIQFRFIPPRSPHFGGIWEAAVKSLKTHLYRTLKNALVTNEQMQTVLTQVEACLNSRPLTQLSNDPEDLDVLTPGHFLVHRPLTAIVEPSYEEIPTNRLSQWQTIQEFVRRLWKRWSSEYLSGLQQRTRWTHERNDVHIGTMVLVKDDHLPPMKWRFGRIVDSTPGPDGHVRVVNIRTKDGIYQRAITRICVLPIQDNQQPHNEIV; encoded by the coding sequence ATGGCGTCATTGCGGGAGCTAACCAAAATCGAGCGTGGTCTCATTGATTCGCTATCTAATCTCGAATCGTTTGTAGATAAGTACAATGAAGCAAGGGACAAATCCAAAATCAATTCACGTTTGGAACGACTAGAATCTGTTTTCTCGGAGTATCGCATAAATCGGGCGAAAATGGAAGTACGACAGGAACAAGATTTGGCGTTGACTACTGACCCGTCGGACGCTAAGGAAAAGCAAGTGAAGTTGGATGTTGAAGCGTCAAACAAAAAGTCTCGATTGGATCTCGAAAACAGGTATTTTGACATTAAAgattttctcgtttctcgtcaGTCCCCACCGACTGCTGCAGCCTCGTCCTCATCCACTGTCCCCACTCCGCCCGGCCAATCAATTGCTTCCCGAATTCACCTTCCAGTGTTCAAAATTCCTTCCTTTGACGGTAGTGTGAAAGATTGGTTGAGCTTCCGGGATTCGTTTCAAAGCATGATCGAAAAGGACGCTTCCCTCACGGCGATTGAGAAGTTTCACTACCTTTTGACGGTGCTATCTAAAGATGCCAGAACGCTTGTGGAATCTATCGAGGTAACAGCCGCAAATTACGAGGTGGCTTGGACCATGCTACAGGAACGCTTCGAAAATAAGAAGATCATCGCCCGCACTTTGATGGACGGATTTCTCGATGCTGAACCGATGAGGAAGGAATCGTATGATACTTTAGTGACACTCATCGACTCGTACGAACGCAATCTGCTTCAGTTGAAGAAACTTGGTCTTCCAACCAATGGATGGTCCCACTTACTCGCGCATTTGCTGTATAAACGTTTGGATGCAGATACTCAAAGGCATTGGGAACGATGTCACAAATCTCGCGAGACACCGAATTATGAAGAACTAGTTAAATTTCTGCGTGAGCATCTCGCTACGCTTCAGCCGCTTGCGACTATCAAACATCGGGCACAAGACCAACGTCACGATTCGTTGAAGCTCCCAACGAAACAAAGGATTGAATCCACGCTAACGACAATTACCTCTTCAAAGCGATCATGTCCACTCTGCCAAAAACCGTCACATTCTCCTTTCAAATGCGAATCCTTCAACAAAATGAATCCTGTCCAAAGACTTGAAGCAGTAAAGAAGGCTGGTCTTTGTCTAAATTGCCTTTCCTCTTCCCATTTGGTCCGGGCTTGTCCGAGCTCAGCATGTCGAGTTTGTGGTCAGAGGCATCACACGATGCTACATTTGCGATCACCCAATGGCGCATCGAGCCAAAATCAAGAAACGATTCCATCGCAACACGTCTCCGCAGTGCAGATTCAATCCAACCCTCCGGCAAAGATAGCAGAACCGCCAATGCAAACTTGTGCTGCTTCGTTACAACCTCCACAAACTCCTACCCAACCCAATGCCTCTGCTAGCCGCTCGCCTGTTGCCCTTCCTGCAAGTTCGTCCGCTACCAGTAACGTAGTATTCCTCTCAACGGCAGTAGTCCGAATTGCAGATTTGCACGGAAATACTCATCTGGCACGAGCTCTTTTGGACTGCTGTTCCGAACGAAATTTACTTAGTGAACGTCTAGCACAAAAACTCGATCTTCATCGACGAGATGATCCTCTTTCGTTCCAAGGGGTTGGACCCGCTCTCGCTAATTCCAAACAATCCGCAACGGCAAGAGTATTTTCCCGTTGCACAGATTATTGCATCGATTTAAAATTTCACATTCTTTCTGAACTCAAACCCATCCTTCCTTCAAACCGTGCACCAGTCGCAGATTGGAAGATTCCTACATCGGTGCATCTAGCTGATCCAAATTTCCACGAGCCCAATCGAATTGACGCTATAATTGGAGCAGAGGTGTACTATCGTTTACTTTCGGATGGTTTCGTTGAACTCGGTCCAAACTTGCCGATTCTCAAGGAAACCGTTTTTGGCTGGATTGTTTCCGGGAAATGTGACACATCCCCCAGCCAACCACTTGCTACCATGCTGGTATGTAGTAACGCCGATCTCGAAATGCAAATGGCAAGATTTTGGGACCTCGAATCCTGTCGGTCCGACAACACACTTTCGACGGAGGAACGCCAGTGTGAGTCGTATTTCTCGGAAACAACATACCGAGATTCAAACGGACGCTTCGTCGTATCACTGCCCAAAAGGGAAACCCTTCTCACTAGCCTTGGAGAATCTTATGCTACGGCTTTGCGACGTTATTTGTCGTTGGAAAGACGGCTGCTAATAAAGCCGGCTCTTCTGAAAGCGTATACAGCGTTCATTCACGAGTACATTGCACTTGGGCATATGGTACAAATCGACCCCACAACCGATTCCCTTCCACCTGGGAAAAAACCCTACTACATGCCTCATCACTGTATTGAACGACCGGACAGCGTGACAACGAAACTACGAGTCGTTTTCGACGCTTCGTGTGCTAGTGACACTGGATTGTCCCTGAACGACACTTTATTGGTTGGGCCGGTCGTACAAGACGACCTATACAGTATGCTTCTCCGATTTCGGCTTCAACGTTTCGCTATTGTAGCTGATCTGGAGAAAATGTATCGGCAAGTGTGGATACATCCATCCGATCGACACTTGCAACGTATCTTGTGGCGTGATTCCGCGGACGAAACAGTTCGAGCATTCGAATTATTGACCGTAACCTACGGTACAGCATCGGCACCGTTCCTCGCAACCCGCTGTTTGCAACAACTCGCTGAAGACGGGAAATCGCAATACCCAAAGGCAGCCAAAGTTCTGGTCAAGGATTTTTATATTGATGATTTGCTCTGTGGGGTCACGACAGAAGAAGAAGGAGTTGATTTATGCAACGAGCTGATCGGTCTGCTGCAATCGGCCGGTTTCAAATTGCACAAGTGGGCATCGAACAACCCCGTCATTTtaaacaacattccaacagaATTGCGAGATGACCGAAATGTGCTGGAACTggattcatcgtcatcatcCGTCAAAACACTAGGGCTTCTGTGGCAACCTGACGAGGACGTCTTTCGCTTTCAGGTACCAAGGTGGACCATGGACTCGCCTATCACCAAACGGCTGGTGCTGTCCGATGCAGCGCGTCTATTCGACCCCCTCGGTCTGGTGGGGCCTACAGTGCTGCGTTCCAAACTGTTTATGCAGGAGTTGTGGTTGTCCAAGCTTTCCTGGGACCAGCCATTAACCGATACACTTCAAGATACCTGGAAGGAATTTCGCGATGATTTGGAGGTATTACGGACATTCTCAATTCCACGGTGGGCGGTCTCTTACGCGGACCCAGCAACCATCGAACTGCATGGGTTTTGCGATGCATCCGAGCGCGCTTACGGTGCCTGTCTATACGTTCGGACTGTAACCGCTACAGGATCGACTTCGGTAAATTTGTTAACCGCTAAATCGAAGGTAGCTCCCGCAAACACTGGAAAGGGCCAACAAAGAATCTCTTTACCTCGCCTGGAACTTTCATCGGCATTACTGCTCAGCCATTTGTATGACAAAGTGAAGAGCAGTTTTCCAGCTTCCACTCGTGCTTTCTTCTGGACGGATTCAATGATAGTCGTCCATTGGCTAGCCGCATCACCCAACCGATGGAAAAAGTTTGTGGCTAACCGAGTAGCCGAAATCCAACAGACCACTACACCCGGAACCTGGGGTCACGTGGCGGGGATCGAAAATCCAGCCGATGCTATTTCACGTGGTATGAGTGCAGCACTACTAGTCGATTTCGACATTTGGTGGCAAGGTCCGGCGTGGCTGAACCAACCGAAAAGATTCTGGCCAAATATTGTTCGGACATCCGACTGTATCTTCGACGCAGATCAACTAGAGGAGAAACCCGCAACCTCGCTACCAATTGTGCACGAAGCCTTGAGCATCTTCAAGCTGAAATCATCATTGACCGACCTCGTTCGTATAGTAGGTTATATTCGTCGTTTCATCTCTAACGCCAGAGAAAAGGACAGAAGATCCCGCCAGAATGGACTACTCACCACAGTAGAGCTGGAGATGGCTCTCCAAAACCTCGTACGAGTATCACAGCAGGAATCATTCCCTAATGACATTGGAAGCATAAAATCGTCGGGCCAAGTGAAACCAACTTCAAAGCTCAAATCGCTGTCCCCAATTCTCGTCAACGGTATACTACGAGCTCGAGGCCGCCTAAACAATGCTCCAATTCCATATAGCCAAAAACAACCGATGATTCTTGACAGTAAACATCCTTTGACGCTGCTGATAGTACGACACTATCATGTTAAGTTTTTGCACGCAGGACCTCAGCTGCTGATGGCAGCAGTGCGATCGAAATTTTGGCCTACTAGACTTCGTAATCTTGCTCGCACCGTAACTCATCGTTGCCTGAATTGCTTTCGCTGTAAACCAAATCTTTCGGAGCAAATAATGGCAGACCTACCCTCAGTCCGCGTATCGCCAACCTTCCCATTCCTCAATACGGGAGTAGACTTTTGTGGCCCATTTCACCTGCGGCCATTGCATCGGAAGGCTGCTCCACAAAAATGCTTTGTTGCAGTGTTTGTCTGCATGTCAACTAAGGCCGTGCATCTAGAAGTCGTTGGAGATCTCTCCACCGATTCTTTCATCGCTTCACTGAAACGGTTCGCAGCCAGACGTGGCGTCCCTCAGACCATATTTAGCGACAATGCGACCAACTTTATCGGAGCCAGACGAACCTTGAACGAGTTTTTGCAGCTCTTTCACACCCAACAGAACCGAGATCAAATTGTTCGACTGTGTTCGGACGAAGGCATTCAGTTCAGATTCATTCCACCACGTTCGCCACATTTCGGTGGTATTTGGGAGGCTGCGGTCAAATCCCTGAAGACGCATCTCTATCGCACACTAAAGAATGCCCTGGTGACCAACGAACAGATGCAGACTGTTTTAACGCAAGTTGAGGCTTGCCTAAACTCTAGGCCTCTCACGCAACTCAGCAATGATCCGGAAGACTTGGATGTTTTAACGCCAGGACATTTTTTAGTACACCGTCCACTGACTGCTATAGTGGAACCGTCTTACGAAGAAATCCCTACCAATCGTTTGTCGCAGTGGCAGACAATTCAAGAATTCGTCCGTCGCCTCTGGAAGCGGTGGTCAAGTGAATACCTGTCAGGCCTTCAGCAGCGGACTCGATGGACACACGAACGAAACGACGTCCACATTGGCACGATGGTGCTAGTCAAAGACGACCATTTGCCACCAATGAAGTGGCGTTTCGGACGAATAGTGGACTCAACACCCGGACCCGACGGACACGTCCGTGTAGTCAACATCCGCACCAAGGACGGCATTTATCAACGGGCAATTACACGTATTTGCGTATTGCCGATTCAAGACAACCAGCAACCTCATAACGAGATAGTCTAG